In one window of Ignatzschineria indica DNA:
- a CDS encoding ribonucleotide-diphosphate reductase subunit beta: MQDISIFNQKNDNWQTGQYPLFLGEPLALYDSINTPYPRLFDLYKLQKSMDWTEDEVNLEQSRMDLLNCSKNNYDIMVKTLAFQWELDSVASRTIAPLFAPFVTNSELWVMLSKQSEMENLHALTYSEIIRQCISDPQEVFKEVMRNDEVLNRSTTVIDCFDTLDRYGALYKLGKIDRDSRELKSVILRAFIALYCLEKIEFMSSFACTFALAEQNIFQGIAKLVQKIAQDEQVHVMMDEAVLEILFKDPEWVELLHENKDAVYEIIKSVIDQEFDWNRYLFSEGRSIVGLNEMLLNEWVLWNAQDLYQFLGLENPYKRIEKNPLSWMDNWFDLNKTQNANQEMDNTNYRLNSVMDDAEDEIFDI, translated from the coding sequence ATGCAAGATATATCAATATTTAATCAGAAGAATGATAACTGGCAAACAGGTCAGTACCCACTCTTTTTAGGTGAACCTTTAGCACTTTATGATTCGATCAATACGCCATATCCGCGTCTATTTGATCTCTATAAATTGCAAAAATCGATGGATTGGACTGAAGATGAGGTCAATCTTGAACAATCTCGCATGGACCTCCTAAACTGTTCTAAGAACAACTACGATATCATGGTCAAGACGCTCGCATTCCAATGGGAGCTTGACTCTGTAGCATCAAGAACCATTGCGCCGCTCTTTGCGCCCTTTGTGACAAACTCTGAGCTTTGGGTGATGCTTTCAAAACAGTCGGAGATGGAGAATCTTCACGCATTGACCTATTCGGAGATTATTCGTCAATGTATCTCCGATCCTCAAGAGGTCTTTAAAGAGGTGATGCGTAATGATGAAGTTCTTAACCGCTCTACAACGGTGATCGATTGTTTTGATACGTTAGATCGTTATGGTGCGCTCTATAAATTAGGGAAGATTGATCGCGACTCAAGAGAGTTAAAATCTGTCATTCTTCGTGCCTTCATTGCGCTCTACTGCTTAGAGAAGATTGAGTTTATGAGCTCATTTGCTTGTACTTTTGCACTTGCTGAGCAAAATATTTTCCAAGGTATTGCGAAACTTGTTCAGAAGATTGCCCAAGATGAGCAGGTTCACGTCATGATGGATGAGGCAGTTTTAGAGATCCTCTTTAAAGATCCTGAGTGGGTTGAGCTTCTTCATGAGAATAAGGATGCTGTCTATGAGATCATTAAATCAGTGATCGATCAGGAGTTTGATTGGAACCGTTATCTCTTTAGTGAAGGGCGCTCGATTGTAGGTCTCAATGAGATGCTTCTTAATGAGTGGGTCCTTTGGAATGCTCAAGATCTCTATCAGTTCCTCGGTTTAGAGAATCCCTATAAGCGTATTGAGAAGAATCCGCTCTCCTGGATGGATAACTGGTTCGATCTTAATAAAACGCAAAATGCTAACCAGGAGATGGATAACACCAACTATCGTCTCAATAGCGTAATGGATGATGCGGAAGATGAGATTTTTGATATCTAA
- a CDS encoding ribonucleoside-diphosphate reductase subunit alpha translates to MINYVVKSNGEREKFDADKLNKWAEFAAHYEVDWSAIALEAYRKCYDGCTTLELHKAMIDACVEREDHQHLKMAGRLLIGTIYKEAFGGFKKIPTLPEFYDHMVALNHWEAMDYTREELEALEEIIDHNIDINYNYTTLRQMKDRYLISNRVTGLCLESPQFMFMGMAMQNMQNQPRERRMEDIKKLYRYLNELKINTPTPMLINMRTPHKGYASCCVYTTADNVKSLAVGDHIAYMMTCASAGIGSHLLTRSKGDPVKEGRVVHQGKLPYYRMIQSAVHANMQASRGGSATVYFNVLDPEIFDLLVLKNPTTITQKRIRDIDYAMLVNRYFVEKVARNEDWMLVSLLHAPKLYELFYSENYEAFKEEYERVLADDSIEKTLVKARDIAIKSLTEAAETGRIYLTYIDEMNRHTPFKDTIYSSNLCLEIALPTKPYTGMPDLYSSDPEGEIGLCSLASIVVGRVSEEEYEDVAYYCALMIDNVIEIMEYPFASLETTAKARRSIGVGITNLAHEMALQKLSYASKEGKNYIHFIAERHSYFLHKASLRLAEEKGNAAWIDRTKYPEGWLPIDTYNRNVDSVHTQPLVYDWESLRQGIIAQGGIRHSVLEAMMPVESSSQLTNTTNGLYPIRNLKVMKTSGTGKNLLLAPDMDELAPYYDIAWNLDSKDLIEMYAIIQKFTGQAISADLYLNLQNQQTISSRQLLSDFIYMMKLGCKTRYYLNSASGIVHEGYEKVEDQSCAGGACTL, encoded by the coding sequence ATGATTAATTACGTAGTTAAAAGTAATGGCGAACGAGAGAAGTTCGATGCCGATAAACTCAATAAATGGGCTGAATTTGCCGCTCATTATGAGGTTGATTGGAGTGCGATCGCTTTAGAGGCTTACCGTAAGTGTTATGACGGTTGCACAACGCTAGAACTACATAAAGCGATGATTGATGCTTGTGTTGAACGTGAGGATCATCAGCACCTAAAGATGGCAGGTCGCCTTTTAATTGGAACGATCTATAAAGAGGCTTTTGGCGGTTTTAAAAAGATTCCAACGCTTCCTGAGTTTTATGATCATATGGTGGCGCTTAACCATTGGGAAGCGATGGATTACACCCGTGAAGAGTTAGAGGCGCTAGAGGAGATTATCGATCACAATATCGATATCAACTATAACTACACAACGCTTCGTCAGATGAAAGATCGTTACTTGATCAGCAATCGTGTAACAGGACTCTGCTTAGAGTCGCCTCAATTTATGTTTATGGGGATGGCGATGCAAAATATGCAGAACCAACCTCGTGAACGCCGTATGGAAGATATTAAGAAACTCTATCGTTATCTGAATGAGTTAAAGATCAATACGCCTACGCCGATGTTGATTAATATGCGTACACCCCATAAAGGTTATGCTTCATGCTGTGTCTATACCACGGCAGATAATGTGAAGAGCTTAGCGGTGGGTGACCATATCGCTTATATGATGACCTGTGCTTCAGCGGGAATCGGCTCCCATCTTTTAACCCGTTCGAAAGGTGATCCGGTGAAAGAGGGGCGCGTTGTGCATCAAGGGAAATTACCCTATTATCGGATGATTCAATCGGCCGTACATGCCAATATGCAAGCATCTCGTGGTGGTTCGGCAACGGTCTATTTCAATGTGTTAGATCCTGAAATTTTCGATCTTTTAGTTTTGAAAAATCCAACAACCATCACGCAAAAACGTATTCGTGATATCGACTATGCGATGTTAGTGAATCGTTACTTTGTTGAGAAAGTGGCGCGTAATGAAGATTGGATGTTAGTAAGTCTGCTCCATGCACCAAAACTTTATGAGCTCTTCTATAGTGAAAATTATGAAGCGTTTAAAGAAGAATATGAGCGTGTCTTAGCAGATGATTCTATCGAAAAGACATTAGTCAAAGCACGTGATATTGCGATTAAATCATTAACAGAAGCGGCAGAAACGGGGCGAATCTATCTCACCTATATCGATGAGATGAATCGTCATACCCCATTTAAAGATACAATCTACTCTTCAAATCTCTGTCTTGAGATTGCACTGCCGACAAAACCTTATACCGGTATGCCTGATCTCTACTCAAGCGACCCTGAAGGGGAGATCGGTCTCTGTTCTCTCGCCTCAATAGTGGTAGGGCGTGTCTCGGAAGAGGAGTATGAAGATGTCGCTTACTACTGCGCCTTGATGATTGATAATGTTATTGAGATTATGGAGTATCCATTTGCATCACTTGAGACAACGGCAAAAGCACGTCGTTCAATTGGTGTGGGGATCACAAACCTTGCGCATGAGATGGCACTTCAAAAATTGAGCTATGCTTCAAAAGAGGGTAAAAACTACATTCACTTTATTGCTGAGCGTCACTCCTATTTCCTCCATAAAGCAAGCTTACGCTTAGCAGAAGAGAAGGGGAATGCCGCATGGATTGATCGCACGAAGTATCCGGAAGGCTGGTTGCCGATCGATACCTACAATCGTAATGTCGACAGTGTGCATACGCAACCATTGGTGTATGATTGGGAGAGTCTCCGTCAAGGAATTATTGCGCAAGGTGGTATTCGTCACTCGGTATTAGAGGCAATGATGCCGGTGGAATCTAGTTCACAATTAACAAATACGACCAATGGTCTCTATCCCATTCGTAACTTGAAAGTGATGAAGACCTCAGGAACAGGGAAGAATCTTCTACTCGCTCCCGATATGGATGAGTTAGCGCCATACTATGATATCGCTTGGAATCTTGATTCTAAGGATCTTATCGAGATGTATGCGATTATTCAGAAGTTTACTGGGCAAGCGATTAGTGCTGACCTCTACCTCAATTTACAAAATCAGCAGACGATTTCGAGCAGACAGCTCCTCTCTGACTTTATCTATATGATGAAGTTAGGTTGTAAGACCCGCTACTATCTCAACAGTGCTTCAGGCATTGTCCATGAAGGGTATGAGAAGGTAGAGGATCAGAGTTGCGCCGGCGGAGCATGCACACTTTAA
- a CDS encoding YfcE family phosphodiesterase: MKEIGQPIKQWDEGEDRLREKIEATLKPEDKLLLVLSDSHGDLASVIDIITRWENRISAVLFLGDGAEELLEAAYIFPELPFYGVTGNNDPHIAPNNRLNFPLENVVEIAGRRIYLTHGHIASYREVEATVIKRAKINHADIALHGHLHIPAAKEIEGIQLFSPGAIRYPRGGSQRGYLLLKVDAERRVEEYFFTLRK, from the coding sequence ATGAAAGAGATTGGACAGCCGATTAAGCAATGGGATGAGGGAGAGGATCGATTGCGTGAAAAGATCGAGGCAACTTTGAAGCCTGAAGATAAGTTATTGCTCGTTCTTTCAGATTCTCATGGTGATCTTGCAAGCGTGATCGATATTATCACTCGATGGGAGAATCGAATCTCAGCAGTGCTCTTTTTAGGGGATGGTGCCGAGGAACTTTTAGAGGCGGCATATATTTTTCCCGAGCTGCCATTTTATGGCGTTACCGGTAATAATGATCCTCATATCGCGCCTAATAATCGCCTTAATTTTCCTTTAGAGAATGTAGTAGAGATTGCCGGGAGACGAATCTATCTGACTCATGGTCATATCGCTAGCTATCGCGAAGTTGAAGCTACGGTCATTAAGAGAGCTAAAATCAATCATGCTGATATTGCGCTTCATGGTCATCTTCATATTCCGGCGGCAAAAGAGATTGAGGGCATCCAACTCTTTAGTCCCGGTGCGATTCGCTATCCTCGCGGTGGTTCTCAGAGAGGATATCTTCTTCTAAAAGTAGATGCAGAGCGCAGAGTGGAAGAGTACTTTTTTACCTTGAGAAAATAG
- a CDS encoding elongation factor P hydroxylase has translation MNHHYEDLIEIFNNTFLESENTILVKGDDEPIYLPADANSPHHRIIFAHGFFQSALHEIAHWCIAGRERRQLVDFGYWYCPDGRDEATQAQFEAHEIRPQALEWLFSQACGRKFSVSCDNLAGDFEPDRLQFQQRVQQEVIKMLNEGIPPRGEQLIAALQHFYHTPPLREADFPYPETIWDL, from the coding sequence ATGAATCATCACTATGAGGATCTGATTGAGATTTTCAATAACACTTTTTTGGAGAGTGAAAATACCATCTTAGTCAAAGGGGATGATGAGCCGATCTATCTGCCGGCAGATGCAAATTCTCCCCATCATCGAATTATCTTTGCCCATGGTTTTTTTCAGAGCGCTCTTCATGAGATTGCCCACTGGTGTATTGCCGGTCGGGAGCGACGTCAGTTAGTCGATTTTGGTTATTGGTATTGCCCCGATGGCCGGGATGAAGCGACTCAAGCTCAATTTGAAGCGCATGAGATTCGACCTCAAGCCTTAGAGTGGCTCTTTTCGCAAGCATGTGGCCGCAAATTTTCTGTAAGCTGCGATAATCTTGCCGGTGATTTTGAACCCGATCGTCTTCAATTTCAACAGCGAGTACAGCAGGAAGTGATCAAGATGCTCAATGAAGGAATTCCCCCGCGTGGAGAGCAATTGATAGCAGCGCTACAACATTTTTATCACACACCTCCATTAAGAGAAGCTGATTTCCCTTATCCCGAGACGATTTGGGATCTTTAG
- a CDS encoding DMT family transporter — translation MMENTLTPALNNRSALTKMSIAMILFGSVGFFSQRSGIPALELVFIRCICASLFLGLFWWLTGQLRRERWIPKEVIKILICGIFLILNWVYFFKAIEESGVTVAISIYHLAPVIVMILGAFIYKERLTLIPLSAIIICFIGTLAIAEINQTESVADFFSKGLIYGLLSALFYALLTLTGKGFKYASSYAITTIQVLFGALLLAPFIDFSLFENLTALNWFYILITGFVHTGIVFYLFFDSIRSLKTETIALLVFLDPLVAILMDIFITGFFPSPEQWIGIIAIFGGMALTLLPRKKVKNRDSKSTLKNMG, via the coding sequence ATGATGGAGAATACCCTGACGCCGGCACTCAATAATCGCTCGGCATTAACGAAGATGTCGATCGCCATGATCCTTTTTGGATCTGTTGGCTTCTTTTCTCAACGAAGTGGCATTCCTGCTCTCGAGCTCGTGTTTATTCGTTGTATCTGCGCTAGCCTCTTTTTGGGGCTCTTTTGGTGGCTGACAGGTCAACTACGCCGAGAACGCTGGATTCCTAAAGAGGTTATAAAGATCTTAATCTGCGGCATCTTCTTGATCCTCAATTGGGTCTACTTCTTCAAGGCAATCGAAGAGAGTGGCGTCACGGTTGCGATCTCCATCTACCATCTTGCGCCAGTTATTGTGATGATTCTAGGGGCATTTATCTATAAAGAGCGGCTCACCCTCATTCCGCTATCGGCCATTATTATCTGCTTTATCGGTACACTAGCGATTGCAGAGATCAATCAAACAGAATCAGTTGCCGACTTTTTCAGTAAAGGTTTAATTTACGGGCTTCTTTCGGCACTTTTCTATGCCCTCTTAACCTTAACCGGCAAAGGCTTTAAATATGCGAGCTCCTACGCCATCACCACTATTCAGGTACTCTTTGGGGCACTTCTTCTTGCTCCCTTTATCGACTTCTCCCTCTTTGAGAATTTAACCGCTCTCAACTGGTTCTATATCCTCATTACCGGCTTTGTCCATACCGGCATTGTCTTCTATCTCTTCTTCGACTCCATTCGCTCACTGAAAACAGAAACGATTGCACTTCTTGTCTTTCTCGATCCCCTCGTTGCGATTTTAATGGATATCTTTATCACAGGATTCTTCCCTTCTCCCGAGCAGTGGATCGGCATTATTGCGATCTTTGGTGGAATGGCATTGACACTCCTACCACGGAAAAAGGTTAAAAATAGAGATTCAAAATCTACATTAAAAAATATGGGTTAA
- the rhtA gene encoding threonine/homoserine exporter RhtA — protein MIHSNRGFLLPLLCLFAAMISIQGGATLAKQLFPLVGVEAVTAYRLGFSAIILLIIFKPWKRKLQVGYRRYLLYYGITLGTMNFLFYQSIKTIPLGIAVGLEFTGPLAVALFASRRKIDFLWIGLVVLGLLALIPFQDSSSIDLLGVFYALTAGVCWALYIVFGQKAGNYYGTATVGIGAAIAAIIYVPIGVASGGFGIFAPQYLPMAIAVAVLTSALPYALEMMALTRMPAKTFGTLTSLEPAIAAIFGFIILSEVLSTVQIGGILAIIIASLGASLSSKPIETVKKVD, from the coding sequence ATGATTCATTCAAACCGTGGTTTTCTTCTTCCGCTCCTCTGCCTCTTTGCGGCAATGATCTCGATCCAAGGGGGCGCAACATTAGCAAAACAGCTCTTTCCTTTAGTAGGTGTAGAAGCGGTTACTGCTTATCGCCTAGGATTTAGCGCTATTATTTTGCTGATCATTTTCAAGCCTTGGAAACGGAAGTTACAGGTTGGATATCGTCGTTATCTTCTCTACTATGGGATCACTCTGGGAACGATGAATTTCCTCTTCTATCAATCAATTAAAACTATCCCGCTTGGAATCGCGGTAGGATTAGAGTTTACGGGCCCTTTAGCTGTTGCTCTCTTTGCTTCACGTAGAAAGATCGACTTTCTCTGGATCGGCTTAGTCGTCCTCGGATTATTAGCGCTCATTCCTTTTCAAGATAGTAGCTCAATTGATCTGTTAGGGGTCTTCTATGCATTAACAGCTGGTGTCTGTTGGGCACTCTATATTGTTTTTGGTCAAAAAGCGGGGAACTACTATGGAACAGCCACTGTCGGTATTGGAGCAGCGATTGCCGCGATTATCTATGTACCTATCGGTGTTGCAAGTGGCGGATTTGGGATCTTTGCGCCACAATATCTACCAATGGCGATCGCCGTTGCCGTCTTAACTTCAGCACTCCCTTATGCACTTGAAATGATGGCATTAACTCGAATGCCGGCAAAAACATTTGGGACATTAACCAGTTTAGAACCCGCCATTGCCGCGATCTTTGGATTTATTATCTTAAGCGAAGTCCTCTCTACGGTACAGATTGGTGGGATTTTAGCGATTATTATCGCCTCTCTCGGCGCTTCCCTCTCCTCAAAACCGATTGAAACTGTTAAAAAGGTGGATTAA
- a CDS encoding DMT family transporter produces MNKAWIYVALTSIFELIWLYGFNVASTWWHWAIVGVFVLLDLNFLAKACEGLPTGTVYAIFAASGTVGTVLMDYFLFDETITGEMLFFMGIILVGVLGLNLFDVNIREEENA; encoded by the coding sequence ATGAACAAAGCGTGGATTTACGTTGCGCTCACCTCTATTTTTGAGCTGATATGGCTTTATGGATTTAATGTAGCATCAACCTGGTGGCACTGGGCGATCGTTGGTGTCTTTGTCCTCCTCGACCTTAACTTTCTTGCGAAAGCTTGTGAAGGGCTTCCTACAGGTACGGTCTATGCGATCTTTGCCGCAAGTGGTACGGTCGGTACAGTCCTGATGGATTACTTCCTCTTTGATGAAACCATCACAGGAGAGATGCTCTTCTTCATGGGGATTATTTTAGTGGGGGTTTTAGGACTCAACCTCTTTGATGTCAATATTCGAGAAGAGGAGAATGCATAA
- a CDS encoding DMT family transporter produces the protein MGISYITIGWIFVALASVAELVGVFGLSLYSQNRTLINRVLYYGGIFASFALLYFSFRFLPLSIAYTVFTGVGTAGAVILNIIFFNESKNIKRILSLAAIIVGVVGLQLVTATQ, from the coding sequence ATGGGAATCTCATATATTACAATCGGCTGGATTTTTGTGGCGCTTGCCTCTGTTGCAGAACTTGTGGGTGTCTTTGGATTGAGCCTCTATAGCCAAAATAGAACCTTGATCAATCGAGTTCTCTACTATGGGGGGATCTTTGCATCATTCGCCCTTCTCTACTTCTCATTCCGCTTTTTACCGCTCAGTATCGCTTATACGGTCTTTACAGGTGTGGGGACGGCAGGAGCGGTTATTCTTAATATTATATTTTTCAATGAATCGAAAAATATTAAGAGAATTTTAAGCTTAGCGGCAATTATTGTAGGTGTCGTCGGCCTACAGCTCGTCACGGCAACACAATAA
- a CDS encoding LysE/ArgO family amino acid transporter, translating to MIWQIYLQGVLLSFGLIVAIGAQNAYVLKQGIENNHIFWVATVCFLCDFLLMSVGVLGIGTMVAQNAILQLILALLGTLYLAIFAYNSLRAIFQEQVMSTGYYEGRSSLRSVILATLAITLLNPHVYLDTIVIIGGVAGTLEDEHKIAFLLGSLTASSIWFYSLGYAATKLAPIFRKPLTWRILNLLIALMMLFIIYQLLRFSHEQIMMLLT from the coding sequence ATGATTTGGCAGATCTATCTACAGGGTGTTTTGCTATCGTTTGGACTCATTGTTGCTATCGGTGCGCAAAATGCTTATGTTTTAAAACAGGGAATAGAGAATAATCATATCTTTTGGGTTGCAACAGTCTGCTTTCTTTGCGATTTTCTCTTAATGTCGGTTGGTGTTTTAGGAATCGGCACAATGGTGGCGCAAAATGCTATTTTGCAGCTTATTTTAGCACTGCTCGGGACGCTCTATTTAGCGATCTTTGCCTATAACTCATTACGTGCGATCTTCCAAGAGCAGGTGATGAGTACAGGATATTATGAGGGGCGATCCTCACTGCGATCAGTTATTTTGGCAACATTGGCGATTACGTTACTCAACCCTCATGTCTATCTCGATACGATTGTGATTATTGGCGGAGTTGCCGGGACGCTTGAGGATGAGCATAAGATCGCTTTTCTGTTAGGGAGTTTGACGGCATCGAGTATCTGGTTCTATAGTTTGGGGTATGCCGCAACAAAATTAGCACCGATTTTCCGAAAGCCGTTAACTTGGCGGATTCTCAATCTCTTGATTGCTCTGATGATGCTATTTATTATCTATCAACTTCTGCGTTTTAGTCATGAGCAGATCATGATGCTATTGACCTAA
- the purB gene encoding adenylosuccinate lyase, translated as MSIHSVLSVSPLDGRYASRVEPLVAEVSEYGLIRYRVMVEIKWLIKLASEKHFEEIPSFGEEAKAFLISLYENFSPEDAMAVKEIEKSTNHDVKAVEYWIKNQVKDHPELAASSEFTHFTCTSEDINNLSYGLMFKSTINDVVLPQLQEVIASMRDMAHQFAAIPMLSRTHGQPATPTTLGKEIANVIYRLERQVKQLQNTEFLGKINGAVGNYNAHVVVYPEFDWPAFAEDFITQDLGLTFTPYSTQIECHDYIAEFSHTMTRINTILIDWARDVWNYISHNFFKQRTIAGEVGSSTMPHKVNPIDFENAEGNFGIANALFIHFAEKLPISRMQRDLSDSTVLRSVGSAFGYTLIGFSSLLKGHGKLEVSAETLMADLNANVEVLGEAVQTVMRRDGIANPYEKLKDFTRGKRINIEQMREFIDTLELAPEVKAQLKALEPATYVGLAEKLAREI; from the coding sequence ATGAGTATTCATTCTGTGTTATCTGTCTCTCCACTCGATGGTCGTTATGCCAGTCGTGTTGAGCCATTAGTGGCTGAGGTGAGTGAGTATGGTTTAATTCGTTATCGTGTGATGGTTGAGATCAAGTGGTTAATTAAGCTTGCCTCTGAAAAGCATTTTGAAGAGATTCCTTCATTTGGGGAGGAGGCGAAAGCATTCTTAATTTCGCTCTATGAGAATTTCTCTCCTGAAGATGCCATGGCGGTCAAAGAGATTGAAAAGTCAACGAACCATGATGTAAAAGCGGTTGAGTATTGGATCAAAAATCAGGTTAAAGATCACCCAGAACTTGCGGCATCATCAGAGTTTACTCACTTCACCTGTACCTCAGAAGATATCAATAACCTCTCATACGGTCTGATGTTTAAGAGCACGATTAATGATGTTGTTTTGCCACAACTTCAAGAGGTGATCGCCTCTATGCGTGATATGGCACATCAATTTGCTGCGATTCCGATGCTCTCAAGAACCCATGGGCAGCCAGCAACACCGACAACTTTAGGGAAAGAGATCGCTAATGTGATCTATCGTCTTGAAAGACAGGTTAAGCAGTTACAAAACACAGAGTTTTTAGGCAAAATCAATGGCGCAGTGGGGAACTATAATGCGCACGTTGTAGTCTATCCTGAGTTCGATTGGCCGGCATTTGCAGAAGATTTTATTACGCAAGATCTTGGTTTAACTTTTACCCCTTACTCAACTCAGATTGAGTGCCATGACTATATCGCTGAGTTTTCACACACAATGACCCGTATCAATACCATTTTGATCGATTGGGCGCGTGATGTCTGGAACTATATTAGCCACAACTTCTTCAAACAGCGCACGATTGCCGGCGAAGTGGGCTCTTCAACGATGCCACATAAAGTGAATCCAATCGACTTTGAAAATGCGGAAGGGAACTTCGGTATTGCTAATGCACTCTTTATCCATTTTGCAGAGAAGCTTCCAATCTCGAGAATGCAGCGTGACTTAAGTGATTCTACGGTACTTCGTAGCGTCGGATCTGCTTTCGGTTACACCTTGATCGGTTTTAGCAGTCTCTTAAAAGGTCACGGTAAGCTCGAAGTAAGTGCTGAAACCTTAATGGCAGATCTTAATGCAAACGTGGAAGTATTAGGGGAAGCAGTACAGACAGTGATGCGCCGTGATGGTATCGCGAATCCTTATGAGAAATTGAAAGATTTCACCCGTGGTAAACGTATTAATATTGAACAGATGCGTGAGTTTATCGATACGTTAGAGCTTGCTCCAGAAGTGAAAGCGCAACTTAAAGCACTAGAGCCGGCAACTTATGTTGGACTTGCTGAGAAATTAGCTCGCGAGATCTAA
- a CDS encoding DUF423 domain-containing protein translates to MEGKREEMVSDRAVLSRSFIVIGAILAGLAVMVGAFGAHALSDQLVGRGKEIWETAVQYQFIHSIALIIIGILLLLLTTPKLLRLAGFSFLIGTILFSGSLYLIALLSVKNLGLVTPIGGLFFIVGWILLICAALLSTRIRA, encoded by the coding sequence ATGGAAGGGAAGAGAGAGGAGATGGTGAGTGATCGAGCAGTATTGAGCCGATCCTTTATTGTCATCGGTGCTATTTTAGCTGGATTAGCGGTTATGGTAGGTGCCTTTGGCGCACATGCCTTAAGTGATCAACTTGTAGGGCGCGGTAAAGAGATCTGGGAAACTGCGGTTCAGTATCAATTTATTCATAGTATCGCTCTCATTATTATCGGAATTTTACTCCTTCTATTAACAACCCCTAAACTTCTCCGTTTAGCGGGTTTTTCATTTTTGATAGGGACTATTCTCTTTTCAGGGAGCCTCTATCTCATCGCGCTCTTATCTGTTAAAAATTTGGGATTGGTGACGCCTATAGGCGGTCTCTTTTTTATTGTCGGTTGGATATTGCTGATCTGTGCAGCGCTATTATCTACTCGAATTCGTGCTTAA
- a CDS encoding ArsC/Spx/MgsR family protein, with protein MWQIIYNGDCSKSRAAREYLDEKKIEYQVINYLDEPLSAEMIRSLLTKLGVGIDGIIRMKETPFQKISQEWFTWNEDQKIAFVVENPIVIERPIVVYQEDAVIARPDPSPIDHLLAKAWK; from the coding sequence ATGTGGCAAATTATCTATAATGGCGATTGCTCAAAATCGAGAGCAGCACGTGAATATCTTGATGAGAAAAAAATTGAATATCAGGTGATCAATTATCTTGATGAGCCGCTCTCGGCTGAGATGATCCGTTCACTCCTTACAAAGTTAGGGGTAGGGATTGATGGCATTATTCGAATGAAGGAAACACCGTTTCAGAAGATCTCTCAAGAGTGGTTCACTTGGAATGAGGATCAAAAAATTGCCTTTGTTGTGGAAAATCCTATTGTGATTGAAAGACCGATTGTTGTTTATCAAGAGGATGCGGTGATTGCAAGACCTGATCCATCGCCGATTGATCATCTGCTTGCAAAGGCTTGGAAATAG
- a CDS encoding thiamine diphosphokinase gives MSKRSTRAVILLPGAVNFEAVISMFGDWFQDAMVIAVDKGVDKAEALLTLNKVNKAREVAVDFWVGDFDSSEKLEISPTLYREKVGYPVEKDEIDTELAISLAREQEIDQFLLLGGVGGRLDHQAALLFLPLQYPHTTFIHTDGIETLHFIEPGRDYRFTPPLGTTVSLIALRDLRGVNLSGVKWPLVQYNLAVGSGLTYSNEVVTENGINLSIREGEAWLYLLSENSKRSL, from the coding sequence GTGAGTAAGAGGTCGACTCGAGCTGTGATTCTTCTGCCTGGAGCAGTCAACTTTGAAGCAGTGATTTCCATGTTTGGTGATTGGTTTCAAGATGCGATGGTGATTGCCGTCGATAAAGGAGTTGATAAAGCAGAGGCATTATTAACACTCAATAAAGTCAATAAAGCGCGTGAAGTTGCGGTAGATTTTTGGGTTGGAGATTTCGATTCAAGTGAAAAGCTAGAGATTTCACCCACACTTTACCGAGAGAAGGTAGGTTATCCTGTTGAGAAGGATGAGATCGATACAGAGCTAGCAATTTCACTTGCAAGAGAGCAAGAGATTGATCAGTTTCTTCTGTTAGGAGGAGTAGGCGGGCGACTCGATCATCAAGCGGCTCTTCTCTTTTTGCCACTACAATATCCCCATACAACATTTATTCATACAGATGGTATTGAGACGCTTCACTTTATAGAACCGGGAAGAGATTATCGCTTTACCCCTCCACTTGGAACGACAGTCAGTCTTATCGCCTTGAGGGATCTAAGAGGCGTCAATCTTTCTGGAGTGAAGTGGCCCCTTGTTCAATATAACTTAGCTGTGGGTTCTGGATTAACCTATTCTAATGAGGTTGTTACCGAAAATGGGATTAATCTGTCGATTAGAGAGGGAGAGGCCTGGCTCTATCTGTTGTCAGAAAATAGCAAACGATCACTTTAA